One Hordeum vulgare subsp. vulgare chromosome 4H, MorexV3_pseudomolecules_assembly, whole genome shotgun sequence DNA window includes the following coding sequences:
- the LOC123449196 gene encoding uncharacterized protein LOC123449196 isoform X1 — protein sequence MQEAPNPSRSGSPARLRTLAVAGHRRGSRTSDGQQHQGDPARALLQPLHRRQLHHQEEGRLLHRRWRRHQGMDQARQNRTDCHPAYLRWGNAKESQLLKDERTNMRCFVSGLEHDAYHAEEMTPEQLITEEKHSFLYVPMKVVMGSTCVLLLALDAAPRPPIEDRKLVVGGAKASLSPSALLDELHLIVHLWNPCFVFVALWLHIMPNCLWPARSLFFVSFVSRYGRNIRVFI from the exons ATGCAGGAGGCTCCGAACCCTAGCCGGAGCGGGTCACCGGCGCGGCTCCGGACCCTAGCCGTAGCGGGTCACCGGCGCGGCTCCCGCACCTCCGACGGCCAACAACATCAAGGGGATCCTGCTCGCGCTCTCCTCCAGCCCCTTCATCGGCGCCagcttcatcatcaagaagaaggCCGCCTCCTACACCGGCGTTGGCGTCGGCATCAAGGCATGGAT CAAGCCCGTCAGAATCGAACTGATTGTCATCCGGCTTATTTGCGATGGGGCAACGCAAAAGAATCGCAACTCTTGAAAGACGAGAGGACGAATATGCGCTGCTTTGTATCAG GTCTGGAGCACGATGCATACCATGCGGAGGAAATGACGCCAGAGCAGCTAATCACAGAGGAGAAGCACAG TTTCTTGTATGTACCCATGAAGGTTGTCATGGGCTCCACATGCGTCCTATTGTTGGCCCTTGATGCGGCGCCTCGGCCTCCCATAGAGGACCGGAAGCTTGTGGTAGGAGGAGCAAAAGCATCTCTGAGCCCTTCGGCCCTTCTTGACGAGctgcacctcatagttcacctctggaatccatgctttgtttttgtcgCTCTCTGGTTGCATATCATGCCAAATTGTCTCTGGCCTGCTCGCTCGTTGTTTTTTGTCTCATTTGTCTCTCGCTAtggaagaaatataagagtgtttatatAG
- the LOC123449196 gene encoding uncharacterized protein LOC123449196 isoform X2 yields MQEAPNPSRSGSPARLRTLAVAGHRRGSRTSDGQQHQGDPARALLQPLHRRQLHHQEEGRLLHRRWRRHQGMDQARQNRTDCHPAYLRWGNAKESQLLKDERTNMRCFVSGLEHDAYHAEEMTPEQLITEEKHRLSWAPHASYCWPLMRRLGLP; encoded by the exons ATGCAGGAGGCTCCGAACCCTAGCCGGAGCGGGTCACCGGCGCGGCTCCGGACCCTAGCCGTAGCGGGTCACCGGCGCGGCTCCCGCACCTCCGACGGCCAACAACATCAAGGGGATCCTGCTCGCGCTCTCCTCCAGCCCCTTCATCGGCGCCagcttcatcatcaagaagaaggCCGCCTCCTACACCGGCGTTGGCGTCGGCATCAAGGCATGGAT CAAGCCCGTCAGAATCGAACTGATTGTCATCCGGCTTATTTGCGATGGGGCAACGCAAAAGAATCGCAACTCTTGAAAGACGAGAGGACGAATATGCGCTGCTTTGTATCAG GTCTGGAGCACGATGCATACCATGCGGAGGAAATGACGCCAGAGCAGCTAATCACAGAGGAGAAGCACAG GTTGTCATGGGCTCCACATGCGTCCTATTGTTGGCCCTTGATGCGGCGCCTCGGCCTCCCATAG